Proteins from a single region of Harpia harpyja isolate bHarHar1 chromosome 14, bHarHar1 primary haplotype, whole genome shotgun sequence:
- the C14H17orf75 gene encoding protein Njmu-R1 — MLLALPDGDERELESSEEGGGAGEERRPERHGSTYHSLYGYRSCRSSQQGADSGNGSPSSAAAETPSSEDFSLSLLDTNLPAEAETELRSFIIKRLTKGALFEGMGNVASVGLSIPEYRVGCYYCRFQQENLLEMATVESDTNNAPEYVVCFLGGSEKGLELFRLELDGYIQSLKINLDLEQKTLETYVNPYFRSWFENAICPIQRVVQLFQEKLTFLLHAALSYTPVEVKNADERTEKDISRFLAAASLQGLVQEGTMTSLCIAMTEEQHKSMIIDCSGPQPQLRNAGSNRFCEDWMHAFVNGAEGGNPFLFRQILENFKLKAIQDINNLKRFIRQAEMNHYALFKCYVFLKNCGSGDILLKIVKVEHAEMPEARNVVTVLEEFMRETSVA, encoded by the exons ATGTTGCTGGCGCTGCCGGACGGCGATGAGCGGGAGCTGGAGAGCAGCGAGGAGGGCGGCGGTGCGGGTGAGgagcggcggccggagcggcacGGCAGCACCTACCACAGCCTCTACGGTTACCGGAGCTGCAG ATCCTCACAGCAGGGAGCAGACAGTGGGAATGGCAGTCCCAGCAGTGCGGCGGCAGAGACACCCTCCAGCGAAGACTTCAG cctCTCCTTGCTGGACACTAACTTACCAGCTGAAGCGGAGACTGAATTGCGCAGTTTTATCATTAAGCGTCTTACTAAAGGAGCCCTGTTTGAAGGAATGGGGAATGTAGCGTCAGTGGGGCTGAG caTACCAGAATATAGAGTTGGTTGTTATTACTGTCGTTTCCAACAAGAAAATCTTCTAGAAATGGCAACAGTGGAATCGGACACCAACAATGCTCCAGAATACGTGGTTTGTTTCTTAGGTGGCTCAGAGAAAGGTCTGGAACT TTTCAGACTTGAGCTGGACGGATACATTCAAAGTCTGAAGATAAACCTTGATTTGGAG CAAAAAACCTTGGAGACCTATGTTAACCCCTACTTCAGAAGCTGGTTTGAGAATGCCATATGCCCTATTCAGAGAGTAGTACAGCTCTTCCAGGAGAAACTCACCTTTTTGTTACATGCT gCTTTGAGTTATACTCCTGTGGAAGTAAAAAACGCagatgaaagaacagaaaaagacattAGCAG GTTTCTGGCAGCTGCCAGCCTCCAAGGACTCGTTCAGGAAGGCACAATGACCTCCTTGTGTATTGCCATGACTGAGGAACAGCACAAGTCAATGATTATAGACTGTAGTGGACCTCAGCCTCAGTTGCGTAATGCAG GAAGCAACAGATTCTGTGAGGACTGGATGCATGCTTTTGTGAATGGTGCTGAAGGTGGAAATCCATTTCTCTTCCGGCAGATTTTGGAAAACTTTAAATTGAAG GCTATACAAGACATTAACAACCTGAAGAGGTTTATCCGCCAGGCTGAAATGAACCACTACGCCTTGTTCAAGTGTTACGTGTTTCTAAAGAACTGTGGCAGTGGAGACATCCTTTTGAAGATTGTTAAAGTAGAACATGCAGAAATGCCAGAAGCCAGAAATGTAGTGACCGTCCTTGAGGAATTCATGAGAGAAACATCAGTAGCTTAA